The following proteins come from a genomic window of Scomber japonicus isolate fScoJap1 chromosome 4, fScoJap1.pri, whole genome shotgun sequence:
- the clstn1 gene encoding calsyntenin-1 yields MRFRGNTQFASAVGLVLGLLCAVEAAKVNKHKPWIETTYHGIVTENDDKVLLDPPLIALDKDAPLRYAESFEVTLTEEGEICGFRIHGQNVPFEAVVLDKSTGEGVIRAKDKLDCELQKEHTFTIQAYDCGEGPDGANMKKSHKATVHIQVNDINEYSPVFKEKSYKATVIEGKKYDSILKVEAVDADCSFQFSQICNYEIVTPDVPFTVDKDGFIKNTEKLSYGKERMYKLTVTAYDCGKNRASEDVLVKISVKPTCKPSWQGFNKRIEYEPGTGSLALFPSMHLETCDEPITSIRASIELETNHIGKGCDRDTYSEKSLHKLCGASSGTVELLPAPSSSANWTVGLPTDNGHDSDQVFEFNGTQAIKVPDGMVSTSLKDPFTISVWMRHGPGAHEKETILCNSDKTEMNRHHYSLYVHNCRLILLLRQDPSESENYKPAEFHWKLDQVCDKEWHHYVLNVEFPTVSLFVDGNTFEPFLVTEDYPLHNSKIETQLTIGACWQENSGHDNDTETVSEPTSGGNARMAQFFRGNLAGLMIRSGKLENKKVIDCLYTCKEGLDVQLPEEVASTVKVEFNPNQSSLTVEGDDIDAFDKVMQHISYLNSRQFPTPGIRHLRISTTVKCFNEESCVTVPDAEGYVMVLQPEEPKISLSGIDHFARSAAEFESQEGVTLFPELRIVSTITREVEADTESEAAEGADDDPTVQETVVSEEIMHNLDTCEVTVVGDELDGEHEGLEVDMSQLQQRALEMSSSNLGLVITGVNTMANYEQVLHLIHYKNWHTEALFDRKFKLVCSELNGRYISNDFKVEVNVIHTANPMEHVNNAMVQPNFINPVHHASVDLSGHNLVNAHPFAVVPSAATIVIVVCVSFLVFMIILGVFRIRAAHQRTMRDQENGKENEMDWDDSALTITVNPMETYEDQHSSEEEEEEEEESEDGEEEDDITSAESESSEDEEGGEPEDQQGTSRQQQLEWDDSTLTY; encoded by the exons ATGCGGTTCCGAGGGAATACACAATTTGCATCAGCTGTCGGACTGGTCCTCGGACTATTATGTGCGGTGGAGGCAGCTAAAG TAAATAAGCATAAACCATGGATCGAGACGACGTACCACGGGATCGTAACGGAAAATGATGACAAAGTGCTTCTGGACCCCCCTCTAATTGCTCTGGACAAGGATGCTCCTCTCCGCTATGCAG AGAGTTTTGAGGTGACCCTCACTGAAGAAG GTGAGATTTGCGGCTTCAGGATCCATGGGCAGAATGTCCCCTTTGAGGCAGTGGTCCTGGACAAGTCCACTGGCGAGGGTGTCATCCGGGCCAAGGACAAGCTGGATTGTGAGCTGCAGAAGGAGCACACCTTTACTATCCAAGCATATGACTGTGGAGAGGGTCCTGATGGTGCCAATATGAAGAAATCCCACAA GGCCACTGTCCACATCCAGGTAAACGACATCAATGAGTATTCACCAGTGTTCAAGGAGAAGTCCTACAAAGCCACTGTTATCGAGGGAAAGAAGTATGACAGCATCCTGAAGGTGGAGGCAGTGGACGCTGACTGCTCTTTCCAGTTTAGCCAAATCTGCAACTACGAGATCGTCACCCCCGATGTCCCCTTCACCGTCGACAAAGATG GCTTCATCAAGAACACAGAGAAACTGAGCTACGGCAAAGAGCGCATGTACAAGCTGACTGTGACCGCCTACGACTGTGGGAAGAACCGCGCCTCTGAGGACGTCCTGGTCAAGATCAGCGTCAAGCCAACCTGCAAACCCAGCTGGCAAG gctTCAATAAGAGGATTGAATACGAACCTGGCACAGGCAGTCTGGCCCTCTTCCCCAGCATGCACTTGGAGACCTGTGATGAGCCAATCACCTCCATCCGAGCCAGCATTGAACTGGAGACCAACCATATTGGAAAGGGATGCGACCGTGATACCTACTCTGAGAAGTCCCTGCACAAGCTTTGCG GAGCCAGCTCTGGGACTGTGGAGCTCCTGCCAGCACCCAGCAGCTCTGCCAACTGGACAGTGGGGCTGCCCACTGATAATGGGCATGACAGTGACCAGGTGTTTGAGTTCAATGGCACTCAGGCCATCAAGGTTCCTGATGGCATGGTGAGCACCAGCCTGAAGGATCCATTCACCATCTCTGTTTGGATGAGACACGGCCCCGGTGCCCATGAGAAGGAAACTATCCTCTGCAACTCAGATAAGACAG AGATGAACAGACACCACTACTCGCTCTACGTGCACAACTGCAGGCTGATCCTTCTCCTCCGCCAGGATCCATCAGAGAGTGAGAACTACAAACCAGCAGAGTTTCACTGGAAACTCGACCAG GTGTGTGACAAAGAGTGGCATCACTATGTGCTGAATGTGGAGTTCCCCACTGTGTCACTGTTTGTGGATGGGAACACCTTTGAGCCCTTCCTCGTTACCGAGGACTACCCACTGCACAACTCAAAGATCGAAACTCAGCTCACCATTGGTGCCTGCTGGCAGG AAAACTCAGGACATGACAATGACACTGAGACAGTCTCTGAGCCCACCTCAG GCGGAAACGCTCGAATGGCTCAGTTTTTCCGGGGGAACCTGGCAGGGTTGATGATCCGCTCTGGCAAGCTGGAGAACAAGAAGGTGATCGACTGTTTGTACACCTGCAAGGAGGGCCTGGACGTGCAGCTGCCTGAGGAGGTAGCTTCAACTGTCAAG gtCGAGTTCAACCCCAACCAGTCCTCCCTCACTGTGGAAGGTGACGACATTGATGCCTTTGATAAGGTCATGCAGCACATCTCCTACTTGAACTCCCGCCAATTCCCGACCCCCGGCATCAGGCATCTTCGCATCTCCACCACTGTCAA ATGCTTCAATGAGGAGTCCTGTGTAACCGTGCCGGATGCTGAAGGTTACGTGATGGTGCTACAGCCGGAAGAGCCAAAGATCAGCCTGAGCGGAATCGACCACTTTGCCCGCAGCGCCGCCGAATTCGAGAGCCAAGAAGGTGTGACGCTGTTCCCCGAGCTGCGCATTGTGAGCACCATCACCCGAGAAGTGGAGGCCGACACCGAGTCTGAAGCTGCAGAGGGAGCTGATGATGACCCCACAG TTCAAGAAACAGTGGTGTCAGAGGAGATCATGCACAACCTGGACACATGTGAAGTGACCGTGGTGGGAGATGAACTTGACGGGGAGCATGAGGGCCTGGAGGTCGACATGTCCCAGCTGCAGCAACGTGCCCTGGAGATGAGCTCTTCTAACCTCGGCCTCGTCATCACCG GCGTGAACACCATGGCCAACTATGAGCAGGTCTTGCATCTTATCCATTACAAGAACTGGCACACAGAGGCTCTCTTTGACAGGAAATTCAAACTGGTCTGCTCTGAACTCAACGGTCGCTACATCAGCAATGACTTCAAGGTCGAG GTGAATGTTATCCATACAGCCAATCCCATGGAGCATGTTAACAACGCCATGGTGCAGCCCAACTTCATCAACCCTGTCCATCACGCCTCTGTGGATCTGTCTGGTCACAATCTGGTCAACGCTCACC ccTTTGCAGTGGTTCCCAGCGCCGCCACTATTGTCATTGTCGTGTGTGTCAGTTTCCTGGTGTTCATGATCATCCTGGGTGTGTTCCGCATCCGAGCTGCACACCAGCGCACCATGAGAGACCAAGAGAATGGCAAAGAGAACGAGATGGACTGGGACGACTCAGCCCTTACCATCACAGTCAATCCCATGgag ACGTACGAGGACCAGcacagcagtgaggaggaggaggaagaagaggaggagagtgaagatggagaggaggaagatgacaTCACAAGTGCTGAGTCAGAGAGTAGTGAAGACGAGGAGGGCGGGGAGCCGGAAGACCAGCAGGGgaccagcagacagcagcagctggagTGGGATGACTCCACCCTCACCTACTAg